GGCGCTCTTCTGTAGCAACTCGTCCAGCTCACGCGCCTTAGCTTCTCGCTCTGCTTTGGtctcggcctttttctttcttcgttGTTTAAGAAGATTCGCGCGTCGCTTTTCCTCAACTGCGGTGTTTGCGAGTCGTGCTTTAgcctcttctttgatgaTGTCTTCATCTACAAGGCCAACGTCTTCTTGATCATCGAAGGGATCAGTCGGTGGAGTGCTAGGTGCAGTGGTTGGCGGTGTCCGTGAATTCGACATGATTGATTCAACCTCTGAAGTCGAGGTATTCGCCATGATGAGAATCGTAACAGAAAATAACCTTCAAAACAAGAAACACGCAAACAAGGTATGTCGTCCAGTAAATCAAGGCCAATATTCTCCGATGCAGCCGAGTAGCCAAAGAATTCACAAGTCacacaagaagaagcgcgtGAAAAAATCCGAAAGAAAGCAAGTGAAATGCACTAATGCAGGAACCAAGAGGAAAGTGATACAAAAGTTAAGTGTTGCACCGCGAAAAAGAGCCAATTGCAGCAAAATCCAAACTGCATTCACCTTTTCCTCGGATCCAAGGGAAGCAAATCGTGAAGAGAGCTGAACTGCAGCGTGACGTAGAGAAACGCGAAATGGCAACGCGGTCACGtgtctctcccttctcttttcttgtgtTGCGCGTAAAGTGCCCGATCGCCAGCATTTTGGCGGCAAGCCACGCTTCTAGCTGGATCGTGGCTGGTGAGAGGCGCCTCCGCCACAGAACCCGAAAtctgcccctccatcccaCCATGATTCGACCCCGCCACCAAAAAATTGTCCATCTCAAGAGTCACTCACTCCAAAgctcacactcacactcacataGACAACAGAAGCCAGCATCCCAGGCTTCATCCTCACCACTAGCAAAGCTGTTTCTGCGTCGAGTCATTCGCTCATTCCCGAGCATTTCAGCCCATTCGTCTTATCGCACCCCAGTCTCCTATCTTTCCATCAAAATGGCAGCCCTCAGCTCTCAAAAGTACTCTGCCACTGAGGAGGCCGAGATCCAGCAATGGCTCACCACCTCGGAGCGCCTCAAGTCCGCTGACAACAAGTCTGAGATTCTCGAGACTCTCAACGGCCATCTGTCTAGCCGCACCACTCTTCTCGGCAGCAAGCCCAGCAAGGCTGATGTCGCCATCTATGAGACTCTTGCTCCTCTTGTCGCCAAGTGGACTCCTGAGGAGCGTACCGGCGAGAAGGGTCTCCCTCACATTGTCCGCCACATTGACTTTGTCCAAAACGCCGCTGTTTTTGGCCTGGATCTGAAGGACGACCAGAAGGTCAAGGTTGACCAGGAGGAGGTCCTGTACGTCAAGCCTCCCGTTGACGCcaaggccgaaaaggagcgcctcaagaaggagaaggctgctgccgctgccgctggagGCCAGGCTACTCTCGCCGATCGTaccaaggaaaaggccaaggaggtcaaggagaaggccaaggaggtcGTTGCTGAGGCCAAGGgcactgccgccgccgctgctggaggtgacaagcccaagaaggagaagaaggagaaggcccCCAAGCCCCAGAAGGCTCCCGCTGCTGCggctcctctttctccctccctgATTGATCTCCGTGTTGGCCACatcctcaaggccatcaaccACCCCGATGCCGACTCTCTCTTCGTTTCCACCATTGCCATGGGTGATCCCGCTGGCGAGGACACCACCGAGTACGAGGGCCAGATCTGCCGTACCGTCTGCTCTGGTCTCAACGGCCTTATTCCTCTCGAGGAGATGCAGGGCCGCAAGGTCGTTGTCGTGGCCAACCTGAAGCCCGTCAAGATGCGAGGCATCAAGTCTTGCGCCATGGTTCTCGCCGCTTCCCCTAAGGTCAAGGAGGGTGAAGTTGACGACCACAAGGGCCCCGTCGAGCTGGTTACCCCTCCTGAGGGTGCCAAGGCTGGTGAGCGCGTCTACTTTGAGGGATGGAAGGGTGAGCCTGAGGGTGTTTTGAaccccaagaagaagatttgggAGACTTTCCAGCCTGGTTTCACCACCACTGATAACCTTGAGGCTGCTTTTGACG
The sequence above is drawn from the Trichoderma breve strain T069 chromosome 5, whole genome shotgun sequence genome and encodes:
- a CDS encoding putative tRNA binding domain-containing protein; the protein is MAALSSQKYSATEEAEIQQWLTTSERLKSADNKSEILETLNGHLSSRTTLLGSKPSKADVAIYETLAPLVAKWTPEERTGEKGLPHIVRHIDFVQNAAVFGLDLKDDQKVKVDQEEVLYVKPPVDAKAEKERLKKEKAAAAAAGGQATLADRTKEKAKEVKEKAKEVVAEAKGTAAAAAGGDKPKKEKKEKAPKPQKAPAAAAPLSPSLIDLRVGHILKAINHPDADSLFVSTIAMGDPAGEDTTEYEGQICRTVCSGLNGLIPLEEMQGRKVVVVANLKPVKMRGIKSCAMVLAASPKVKEGEVDDHKGPVELVTPPEGAKAGERVYFEGWKGEPEGVLNPKKKIWETFQPGFTTTDNLEAAFDASVVEVLGKTGVGKLVTESGGVCTVKSLANATVR